One window of Chamaesiphon minutus PCC 6605 genomic DNA carries:
- a CDS encoding dihydrofolate reductase family protein, translating into MRELIYYVACSVDGFIAHLDGSHDGFSQDGEYFADLFASFPETVPSHLRDVMGIDSENKWFDIVLMGRKTYEIGFKDGITSPYSHLKQYLFSRSIKVSPDPNVELVTENAIELVTALKAESGKGIWLCGGANLATTLFTNRLIDRLIIKVNPFLMGAGIPLFAGSIESTALELIDRKIYNNGVLLLDYKVRESNK; encoded by the coding sequence ATGCGAGAGTTAATCTATTATGTAGCTTGTAGCGTCGATGGCTTTATCGCCCATCTCGATGGCTCCCACGATGGGTTTTCCCAAGATGGTGAATATTTTGCCGATTTATTTGCTTCCTTTCCCGAAACGGTGCCATCTCATCTCCGCGATGTCATGGGTATCGACTCCGAAAATAAATGGTTCGATATCGTGTTGATGGGGCGCAAAACCTACGAAATTGGCTTTAAAGATGGCATCACCAGCCCGTATTCGCACCTAAAACAGTATCTTTTTTCTCGCAGTATTAAAGTAAGCCCAGATCCAAATGTCGAACTCGTTACCGAAAATGCGATCGAATTAGTTACCGCTTTAAAAGCTGAATCTGGCAAGGGTATTTGGCTGTGTGGTGGTGCTAATTTAGCGACAACACTATTTACCAATCGGTTAATCGATCGACTAATTATAAAAGTAAATCCCTTTTTAATGGGCGCAGGTATCCCTCTGTTTGCCGGATCGATTGAGTCAACTGCTTTAGAACTTATCGATCGCAAGATCTATAACAATGGAGTCTTATTGCTTGACTATAAAGTGAGAGAATCGAATAAATAA